A region of the Litchfieldia alkalitelluris genome:
GACTCATTATTGGTATTGGGCTTTCAATTCTATTCATGAACGGATCTTCTCTTGGAGGGGCAAACATTCTGGCGTTATTTTTACAAAAGAGATTTAATATCAATCCAGGCAAAACCACGTTCATCTTTGATGTAATGGTTGTTCTCACTAGTATTTATGCTGTTGGATTGCTTAAAGGTCTCGTATCAATCATCTCAATCGCTGTTACTTCTAAGGTAATCAGCTATTTTAAAAATGAGATTGCACGAAAAACTACTGAACAACGAGAACCTAAATTTTCACTACAATCTTCTCAGCAAATGTCTACCGCTAGATAATTAAGCGCCAGTGGCGACCGCATATTGGCGACAATCGATCTTGTAGTTTCAAAGAAAAAGGATAGACCTTTATAATAAAATGATCTATCCTTTTGTTGCGTTTTTAGTTATTGATTAAAGTGGACAACGACTGAGTCCATGATTGGTTTGTATCCAATTTCCATATAAATTTTATTCGACGTAGGGTTTTCTAGGTCTGTATATAAAGAAGTAGAATAATAACCTTGATTTAACATCTTGGTAGTTAATGCTAGCACACAATTTGAGGCATGACCTTTTTTCCGTTCTTCTTTTGGAGTATAAACTAAGTTAATTGTAATATTGGTTTTGGTCGGGCGCGTAGCTGCTGCCATTGAGACCATCTTACCTTTCACAATCCAAACGTAAAGTCTACCCTTTTCTATGAATTCAATTGCTCTCTTCTCAGCTTCTTCTTGTGTTAACTTCATATCAACTTCCGCAGCAAAACCATACACCCACTCTTTTATAATTGGATAATGCTCTTTTGCAGCCTGCATTAGCACTCCGTTTTCGGTTAGATTTTTCTCAAGTCTATTCAA
Encoded here:
- a CDS encoding YitT family protein; translated protein: MKKISLILLGCLLTSIGVIILKHSSIVTGGTAGLSLSTAYLMNLPFSVVFFLVNIPFYIFSFIRMGWRFTLSTICSVGLLSAMTSVDQLLPAFTLPMVLGAVLGGLIIGIGLSILFMNGSSLGGANILALFLQKRFNINPGKTTFIFDVMVVLTSIYAVGLLKGLVSIISIAVTSKVISYFKNEIARKTTEQREPKFSLQSSQQMSTAR
- a CDS encoding GNAT family N-acetyltransferase; this encodes MLTLKQYTDVSSFKNEVSNYLEQFEVENNLLLGILSSLKETDTPIFMATVIKDVQIVMVMLQTHPNQIILSHHTIEEVDEIKKLAEELTRAYPKIPGLIGEAGLTKKLANDVANLSGSISKVKMNQRIYRLNRLEKNLTENGVLMQAAKEHYPIIKEWVYGFAAEVDMKLTQEEAEKRAIEFIEKGRLYVWIVKGKMVSMAAATRPTKTNITINLVYTPKEERKKGHASNCVLALTTKMLNQGYYSTSLYTDLENPTSNKIYMEIGYKPIMDSVVVHFNQ